The sequence ATGAAATTGGCTGAGAAATTCAATTTACCGGTGGTGACATTGGTTGATACACCTGGAGCTTATCCGGGTGTTGGGGCTGAAGAGCGAGGTCAAGCCGAAGCCATCGCTCGAAATTTACGAGAGATGGCTAGATTAGAGGTACCGATCATTGCCGTGATTACCGGTGAAGGCGGGTCTGGTGGTGCCTTGGCGCTTGCTGTTGGAAATCGGGTATTGATGATGGAGTATGCAATATATTCGGTAATCTCACCCGAGGGCTGTGCTTCGATTTTGTGGCGCGATCCGGAAAAAGCTCCTGAAGCCGCTGAGGCTTTGAAGCTCACTGCACAGGATCTTTATCAGTTTGGAATTATTGACGAAATTATTCCTGAACCCCTAGGTGGTGCGCATCATGATTACACTTTAGCTGCTCAATACATAAAAACAAGTATCATAAAAAATATTTCAGAATTACAAGGTCTGTCTTCCCAAGAATTAGTATCACAGCGAATTGAAAAATTTCGTTCATTTGGAATATATTTTGAGGAATGAAAAGTTATGGCATCGGAATTTCGTGCTGGATATGTAGCAATTGTTGGCAAGCCCAATGTTGGAAAGTCAACCCTGTTGAATGTTTTAATCAATTATCGCCTCTCGGCGATATCGCCTAAACCCCAGACAACCCGCCATAAAATTTTAGGCATTCTAAATGGCGATAATTACCAGGCAGTTTTTATTGATACTCCCGGGGTTCTTAAACCACGTTACGAATTACATCGATTTATGCAGAAAGAGATCGAAGAGGCAGTTGATACTGCCGATTTATCAGTTGTGGTTGTGGAACCATTTCACGAACCACAAGCCGAGGAAGTTTCCATAATCGAGCAGGTAAAGGCCCTTCCTAAAATCTTAGCAATTAATAAAATCGATCTTATTGAAAAACCTCTTTTGTTGCCGCTAATTGATAAATACCGGGCGTACAACTTTCTTGAGA comes from candidate division WOR-3 bacterium and encodes:
- a CDS encoding acetyl-CoA carboxylase carboxyltransferase subunit alpha — protein: MKQYLDFEHPIAELEKRIEELSVISGYEDEVSKLKSQVEKLKTRIYSNLSPWQKVLLARHPARPYTLDYINLITSEFIELSGDRYFADDKAIVGGLAKISVSDSKFISLVIIGTQKGRETKEKIYRNFGMPHPEGYRKALRLMKLAEKFNLPVVTLVDTPGAYPGVGAEERGQAEAIARNLREMARLEVPIIAVITGEGGSGGALALAVGNRVLMMEYAIYSVISPEGCASILWRDPEKAPEAAEALKLTAQDLYQFGIIDEIIPEPLGGAHHDYTLAAQYIKTSIIKNISELQGLSSQELVSQRIEKFRSFGIYFEE